CTACGATTGCTTTTGGAATGGGAATTGATAAACCCGACGTTCGCTACGTCATTCACCATGACATACCAAAGAGTATGGAAGGATATTACCAAGAAACCGGTCGTGCGGGTAGGGACGGGGGAGAGGGGGTGTGTATAGCTTTTTATTCTGAAAAAGACATTGAAAAGCTAACCAAATTCATGAAAGACAAACCGGTTTCTGAAAGAGAAATCGGAACGCAGATCTTGAAAGAAGTTATCGATTATTCAGAATCTTCTGTTTGCAGGCGAAAGCAAATTCTCCATTATTTTGGTGAAAACTTCAATGAAGCCGGATGCAATAATAAATGTGATAATTGTAATAGTCAACGTATTCAGTTTGATGCCGAATTGTCATTGCATAAAATATTGTCTTTTATAAAAGAACAGGGAGAGAAATTTGACGATTTTCATGTAATAAACGTGCTTATTGGTCAAAATAATCAGCCTGTTGCATCCTATAAACATGACACACATACTTTATTTGGCTCAGGGAAAGATGAGGGAGTACTTTATTGGAAAGCACTCATACGTCAGGCTGTTCTTGATAATTTTTTATTGAAGGATATCGATAATTACGGTTTGTTAAAATTAACTAAAGCCGGCCTTGATTTCATTGAAAATCCTTATTCCCTTAAGTTCTATATGAACAAGCCTATGGAAAAAGCTGATGAAAATGGTGATGAAACGCCAATTCAAGGCAATGGAGCTTTGGATACTCAGTTGCTTCAGATGTTAAAAGATCTTAGAAAAAAGATTGCCAAAACGAAAAGTTTACCACCATTCGTAATCTTTCAAGATCCATCTTTGGAGGAAATGTGTACGCACTATCCAATTACAATCGATGAATTAAAACAGATCCATGGAGTGGGGGCTGGAAAAGCGATGAAATTCGGTAGCCAATTTGTTAATCTTATAAAAACATACGTAGAGCAGAATGACATTGATCGGCCGGTAGATCTGATCATTAAAGGTACTGCGAATAAATCTGCATTAAAAGTGTCTATTATCCAAAATATTGATAGAAAAATTGGCTTGGAGGACATTGCGTCTGCAAAAGGTCTTTCTTATGAAGATATTTTGAAAGAGGTCGAATCTATAGTTAATTCAGGTACAAAATTGAATCTGAATTATTTTATTGATGAAATGATTGATCTTGATCGTCAAGAAGAAGTATATGATTACTTCCGTTCTGCAGAGATTGATTCTATTGATTCTGCTCTAAAAGACTTAGGAACAGATGATTATACTTTTGAAGAGATACAATTGATGCGGATCAAATTTATGTCAGAATTGGGGAATTAAGCTGAAGTGGTTTGGTTGTTTTGCAGACTTTTTAAATTGAAATGAATGATTATAAGCTCATTAGCTGGAATTAAACATGCTGATTCCCGCAATTTTTTCTTAATGGCAGGGCCGTGTGCCATTGAAAGTGAAGACATAGCATTACGTATCGCCGAACGGATTGTAAAGATTGCAGATAAGTTGAATATCCCTTTTATTTTTAAAGGATCATACCGAAAAGCCAATCGGTCGAGAATAGATTCTTTTACGGGAATTGGAGACGAAAAAGCACTTAAAGTATTAGCTAAAGTGCGAGATACTTTTGGTGTTCCTACAGTGACAGATATCCACGAAAGCCAAGAAGCCACGATGGCTGCAACATATGTAGATATTTTGCAGATTCCCGCATTTTTGTGCAGACAAACGGATTTACTATTGGCCGCTGGTAAAACAGGCAAAACCGTAAATGTTAAAAAAGGGCAATTTCTGTCTGCTGATTCTATGAAGTTCGCCGTCGATAAAGTAATTGAAAGTGGTAATTCTAATGTGATACTTACTGATCGTGGAAACTCTTTTGGTTATCAGGATCTGATTGTTGATTTTCGAGGAATCTCAGTAATGAAAAGTTTTAACGTGCCTGTAGTAATGGATTGCACGCATTCTTTACAACAGCCTAATCAAACAAGTGGCGTTACTGGAGGTAAACCGGCGTTGATTGAAACGATAGCTAAAGCAGCTATTGCCGTAGGTGCCGATGGATTATTTATTGAAACACATCCAGATCCGGCCAACGCAAAATCTGATGGAGCTAACATGCTACATTTAGATTTATTAGAGGAGTTGTTACTGAAGTTAATTCGCATTCGAGAGGCTGTTTTGTAAAAGCCATTTTTTACAGGCAAAGAATCATAACGATATGTGTGTACGATGGAATAAACTTTAGACATATTTATTTTTTATAATTTATATTATGTTAAATAGAATAAATCTTTTCGTTCGGATAAATCATTTTACCGACTTAACCCCTGTATTACGGAACTACAATAATTAGCGATCTACTTTTCTTAAATTTACTATTTTAGCGGTCGTCGAAACGCTTTTAAAAAAATTACAATATATGAGGGCAATTGCAGAACTTCCGCATAAAGATTGCAAAATCAGCATTTTCATTATGAATCAAAAATTCATTATTAAATTTGAGCAAGGCGCTCTAGAACAGAGCTATAAAATTTCTGAACTAGATATCACCGACGGTGTCAATGGCCTTTTCCAATTGATAGACGAGCCATTTATAAATTCAGTTATTGAGCGATTTAAAGTCATGCGTACAGATTTTAAAGCAACTTATGATCGGCATGAATATTGATGGTTATTTATATTTACTTTTACATTATATAAATGACATAATATTCAGTTTATCAATGTTTTGTGGTATATAGAATTCATGTGCCAAATATTATTTTGCGTTGTTCCTTTTGTTATATTTTCCATGGTTTTTTTAGATAGATATTAACTGTATATATTTGATGTAAAAATCTGAATTACAGCATGTTAATATTTGTTTAAAAATTATATTTCGTTTGTTTATCCAGTAAATATCTGGTAAATGAGATAACCTCCCTCCTTCGTCTTGCAATAGGTAGTTATTTTAACGGACCAGTGATATGATCCTCTCTAGGAAGATAGTAATTCTTTTACAAGCATAGGAACGCCAATGCACGCTTTTGCGGAGACATTTATAATTTCCTCATAATTTTTATTCAATTGATCGGCGGCTGGGTCAATTAGAATTTTTTTTGTTGTTGATGGGACGTAATTTACTAAGCTTGCAGCAGGATATACTTGTAACGAGGTTCCAACAATAATAAATAGATCCGCTTGTTTGCATATACCTATGGCGATACTAATCATTGGCACTGCTTCGCCGAACCATACTACATGCGGTCTGAGTTGGGATTGTTTTTCACACAGATCTCCAATTTTCAATTCCCAGCCATCGATGTCATAGATAAGTGTAGGATCTATTGAGGACTGAGATTTAGTAATCAACCCATGAAGATGTACGATATTGGTTGAGCCTGCCCTCTCATGCAGATTATCTATATTCTGCGTAATAACGGTTACTTGATGTTTTTCTTCAAGTAGAGCAATTGCTTTGTGTGCTTCATTCGGTTGTGCTTCAAGTATTGCTCTTCTTCGGATATTATAAAACTCTTGTACAAGTTCTGCATTTCTTGCCCATGCTTCAGGTGTGGCCACATCTTCCACACGGTATCCTTCCCATAAACCATGATCGCCGCGAAAAGTCTTTAGTCCACTTTCGGCAGAGATACCTGCTCCTGTAAATATAACGATATGCATAACCCCTGGCCAATCTACTTACTTTTTCAACTACTTAGCTCGCCAGACCACTTTAAGTTCGGGAAATGACGTTTAGCCCATTCGAATCCGCCGTATAAAATGCCTCCGTAAGCTAAGCTACCCAGCAAGAGATTCTTTTCAAATGGAATGGCTAAGATGTAGCAATCTATTAGTCCTTGTAGATTTCTGGGATAAAGTTTACCTCCAAGCCAAACACCAAAATTAGTTAGTAACCAATGAATAATAACCGATGATAGAGCGGCTGCAATTACACTTAACACAGAGACGCGTTTAATAAAACTTCCGATTAATACCATGAGTGCAAACGCAAAATATACCCAGAAAATGCCATCGTAAAACAATATTACTTTGCCAAAATAACCATAATTTACGATAATGTCTGATAAGAATAAAACGAGCAGAGGAGTTGAATAGGCCGCCCATCGATCTTTAAAATACGTTCCAGCAAATAAGGCTATTGCACCTACCGGTGTGAAGTTAGCCCAATCACCAAATTTTCCAACATTGAAAATTCGCAATAAGGCTACAGTTATGATAATGAGTATCAGAATAAGATTTCTCGTATTGACTTTGTTTGTGTAATTATTAGTTGAGGTCATGATATCCTTAAATTTATTTACAAACCTAAGAAAAAAATGACCTAAAATTAAAAAAACAACCCTCTTTCCCTTTATAAGTAAATGTATTTCATTTTTATCATAGTCGCGTAGTCATTGGATTTTAGCAGCCTCTTTTTCTTAGGTATTATTATTTCAATATTTTTACCCACAATTTTCCATTTAACGCGATTGGCTGCTAAACCACTACTTCCCATATTAACATTGCGGAGTTTCCCTCCTTCCTTTAATGGAACAACTAGCTTAGCCGGTAAGTTTTTGTCCTGATCTTCATTCAAAAGAAACGCATATACCGTGTTCTCATCTTTGTTTTGGGTAAAATAGATATTTTTTACTGTAGATGTCGATACGGGACGAGTGTTGTATATACCTTCCCCGTAATCGTTTATCCACTCCCCAATATTTTCCAATCTTTTATAGGCGTCGGTATCCCAATCCCCATTGGGTCCAGGAGCTATGTTCAACAAATAATTTTCAACAGGATTGAATTGTGTTTGTAGGTTTTCATAAGCTTTTACGTATTCATAATAGTTATCAGAACGGGGATCCTTCCTTTGCGTCCAATCTTCATCTTCAGGGCATAAACTCCAGCTCTCGACAATTCCCCATTGGCTATAAGTACCCCAATGCATAAACAATCCAAATTTCAGATCACCCCATTCTGATAGATTTTTTTGTGCCAGAGAATCTGATGGCTTAGTGTAGTTAGCAGATGTATTATGTTCTTGTCCAATACTATAAAGAACGAGATGTGAGCATAAAAAGCCTAATATTAATTTATTCATTTAGTTATAAATTGCTTTCAATAGCCCCAACATTTTCCCGATATAATTTTAAAGGACTATCTAGCAATAATGCGATAACCGTCATATCTTTATCCAACCGTTCTTCGGGGATGGGGATATAGACAATGCCAGGGATTTTGCTCCAATAAAGTTTGTTATATATTTCCGGTTCTAACATTGTGCCTTCTCCTACTATTCGCGCACGTTGTTATAATATTTCTAAGCCCTTTGATAGCAATAGGGCCAGTTGGAATGCCTTTTACAAATAAATAAAGTGTTTGTTTATCTGCTGATAATGCGCTAGAACCTATAAAATGACCCTTTGGCATACCTTTAGTTGTTTTATACAATGCCTCAGCATGTTTGGTAACCCAGCGAGTCAAATTACTATCGGTTAAACTATAATTTAAACCATCGCTGCTTAAATTACTTTTATCAAAGGGATTATTTCCTTCACTTATGGATTGAGTAATAGCTTCAACAGCATATTGAGTCTTTAACGAGGTGTCTTGAAGAGCTGCATAAGTGATGGCTGTTGTTGGTGTTTTCTCTAGACTCAATTCTTCTGCCAAGCGGATAGCTACCACTGTCACGTCAGTGTCTTCGACGTTAGAAGGAATGGTTATTTTTACCGTACTTCCCTCCTTTCTGAAGGGTATATGCATTTGATGTCCTAGCACTTCTACTTGTTGAATCGTAGATTTTAATCCATTTATGGTAAGCGTATGATTATTTCTTTGCTCAAGATAAAGGTAAATTGTCCGTTGGTCTGTAGAAAGTGTGCTTTTCCCAGTAAAATGGCCTGCAGGTAGTCCTTCAACGGTCTGGTATATGGCCTCTCAGTATTTTTTTGTCCAGCGGCCTAGTCCTTTTAAAACTTGAACTTGTTCTTTCGGAATCGTACCATCTGCTTTTGGCCCAATATCTAAGCAAGTTCCCTCCCATACTGATGCAATCCACTAGTGTTCGTATAATCATGTTTGTGGATTTATATTTCTTATCATAAGGTTGGTAACCCCAAGAGTCGTTCAAGGTATAGCATAGTTCCCAATAAGTCTGATCAGGCCTTACAACAGGTACTCCTTGTTCTGGGGTATCGTAATCTCAATGTGATGCTAAACGTGCGTTTACAATAATATTGGGGTTATACTTTTTAAGATTTGATAAAATGCGATCTGATTGCCATTCTTCTGAAGTATGTTCCCAATCGCCATCAAACCATAAAAGATCAGGATTAAATTGTTCAGAAAGCTCATTGAGCTGTTCTTGAAAATAATCTTGGTATCTCTTCCAGCGATCAGGTTCAGTAGTGATATGGTATCTTTTACGAGTTCTAGTAAAGACGTCGTAGTTTGGACAACTCCAGTCGGGTAACGAGAAATATATACCCGTTTTTAGAAGCCTGTTTTTGAGTGCGTGTACGAGAGGTGTTAATACATCTTTTTTTGCTGCACTATGCGTATAAGTAGTGATGGCATCATTAGTCTTGCTATTCCATAGTGCGACGCCATCGTGGTGCTTCGCAGTGATCACGGCATATTTAGCACCACTTTCTTCAATGAGGTTTACCCAAGTTTGCGGGTGATAATCGAATGCCGTAAAAAACCCCTGCAGTTGCGACATATAATTTGGGTAGTTAATGTAGTTATTGAAAAAAGACCATGATTCGGAAATGCCATTCACGGAATATATACCCCAATGGATAAAAATACCTAATTTAGTTTCCTTAAACCATTTCATTTTATCACCTTCGGTGTGATTTACCCGTTGCTGACTTGCTCCGATAGTGGAAAGTAGAAAAATAAAAAGGTAGTTTTTTTGTTTTTTTTAACATAAGTCGCTCTACATTTCATTTTTTTCAATAAAGATAATTCGTTTTGGCTATCGCTCAAAACGTTAAATTATTTTTGTAATGTGTAGGGATGTTTTTTTGCTTTACCTATCTGAAGAATATTAGGAGTTAATATGGCGATTAATATGATTAGTATGCCAAGCCATTGTAGCTGCATCACTTTTTCGTTAAGCAGGAAGTGTGACATTAATACTGCAACAGGAAGTTCGGCTGTACTGAGTATAGCCGCAAATGGAAGCCCAATCTTAGGGATTCCTATGGCAAAAAATAACGGCGGAATTACTGTACCAAAGATCGACAATATAAGCCCCCAAAACCAAAGATCCTTCCATAATAGTCCATTTATAAGAAATGTTGGTGGAAATATGATAAAAACAAGTAGTGTACTGCCTGTTAGCATAAGGGCACTTTTCCTTAGCGGGTGATAGTCCTTTCCTATCCTGTCACTGACAATTAGAAATGTAGCATAAGAGCTAGCTGCGAGTATACCGTATAATACTCCTGATATGCTGATGCTTGTTGGTCTTTCGGAAAATAAGCCTGCTGCAAGAATGGTTCCTAAGAAGACCAATAACACGCATAGGATCTGGAGGAGTGTCGGAATACGTTTAAATAATAATAACTCGATTACTAAGCCGATCCAGACATATTGCATCAATAAAATGATAGCAATCGAAGCGGGAATCAATTGTACACATTTGTAATAAAATATACTGACCAATCCAGTAGAGACGCCAGAGAGCATTACTTTCCAAGGCCGATCTTTATGATCACTCTCGGAATCATTATGGTTTCTTAACCATTGACGAAAAGGAGTATAATAAAGACCCCATAGAAAAGCTAGTCCAAAAAACATCTGCACTCCTGTAACTTGCCCCAAAGTAAAACCATCAGCATAAGCTTTTTTAACAAATGTCGACAGGATGCCAAAACTACAGGCGCCGATAAACACGAGTGCAGCATAATGAATTCTCATGAGTTGTTATTTGTATATATTTGTTTTCTAGGGGTGTTTTGCTTTTGATAGCAACATTATCTAAGTTTGTGAAGGTAGTTCTTTTTAGACCTCCTGTTTATTACCAAGCAATAAATTTCAAAAATATGAGATTATTAATTCTACCTTTCTACGTAAAACTAGCTTGTGTACTGCTAAGTATTTTACTTATTGGCTACTTGGCCGTGTTGGGACATACTATTCTGGCTCCTTTAATTTTTGGATTCCTATGTGCAATATTGCTCCTTCCGCTAGCTAATTTTTTAGAGCGTAAATTTAAGTTATCAAGAGCTTTATCATCTTTGTTGTCATCGATCACTTTACTTATTATCATAGCTTCTGTTTTTACTGTCCTAGGTACGCAATTATCGTCTCTAGCAAAAGATTGGCCGGCTTTTAAGCAACAGGTGTTGATATCGACTTCCGATCTGCAATTATGGATTTCACAAACTTTTCACGTAAATAACCAAGCACAGATAGATTATATAAATGAGGCTGCATCCAAATCGTTAAGTACCGGCACAACTATTTTGAGCAAAACGTTGATCTCCCTTTCTTCCTTATTTCTACTATTACTGTTCTCCTTTTTGTATACCTTCTTCATACTCTATCATAGAAGACTTATTGTTAAGTTTTTAGTTAATTCATTTAAAGAAAAACACAGCGCTATTGTGTATGATATCGTCCATCATATACAATATATTGTTAAACGCTATATTGTTGGTTTGTTTTTGCAAATGGTGATTGTTACGATTATGGCGTGTTCTGCTTTCTATTTTATAGGTGTCAAATACAGTTTTCTCCTCGGGCTTATTACCGGAATATTTAACATTATCCCTTATATAGGTATTTTTACAGCATTATTGTTGACTATATTGATAACTTTTGCTACATCCTCAGCTACTCATGTACTTTTTGTGATTATTGCAATCATCGTCATCCATGCTATTGATGGAAACTATATTATGCCAAAGATTGTGGGGTCAAAGGTACAAATTAACACACTTATTGCATTGATAGGTCTTGTCTTAGGCGAGATGCTATGGGGTATAACAGGTATGTTTTTATCAATACCCGTCATCGCCATTATAAAGGTAGTGTTCGATCGCGTGCCTGAACTCAAACCTTGGGGAATGCTATTGGGAGAAGATACTGCGCCAACTTTGTTAAAGCAAGACGTTCTGATTATAACTGATGATGATACACGGGGGAAAGATTCGCTGCAATAGAACAGTTAACTGGATGTCATTTTGAACGGTGAGTCGCCGCCCTTGAAAACTTATTTTCTCAACCGTCGTTTTCTTTTGTAACAAATTATGTTATTGATCAAAGTATAAGAAATATCATGTCAAAAAAAAGAAAATTGGGTCTTTCAGATTTAGAGGTATCGCCTATCACTTTTGGCGGAAACGTTTTTGGATGGACATTAGATGAAAAGGCGTCATTTAAAATTTTGGATGCGTTTATAGATGCAGATTTTAATTTCATAGATACTGCTGACATTTATTCTAATTGGGTTCCAGGAAATCAGGGTGGCGAATCAGAAATTATCATTGGTAAGTGGCTATCCAGTCGTGGAAATCGAAATGATGTTATTATTGCCACGAAGTTGGGTGGACAAATGAGTGAAACACATAAAGGTTTAACGGCCCCGTATGTTAAACTAGCAGTTGAAGAATCGTTGAAAAGATTAAAGACAGATTATATCGATCTTTACCAAACACATTATGACGATGAAGAAACGCCTGTTGCAGAAACGATGGAAGCATTAAATGAGTTAATAAAAGAAGGTAAAGTGCGTTATATAGGTGCTTCAAACTTCAAAGCTGCACGTATTGCCGAATCGAACAGATTTGCAAGGGAAAACCAGCTGCAACCTTATACCACTCTACAACCCTTGTATAATCTATATGATCGGGAAGGGTTTGAAAAAAACTATTTGCCTTTAGTGCGGGACGAAAAATTAGCGGTGTTAAATTACTATGCTTTGGCTAGTGGCTTTCTTAGTGGCAAGTACCAATCGGCAGACGATTTAAATAAAAGTCCACGTGGAGAAGGAATAAAAAAGTATCTGAACGAGCGGGGACAGAGAATTTTAACCGCTTTGAGTGAAGTTGCGAGCAATAATGATGTACCACCTTCACAAATTGCTTTGGCGTGGTTGCTAAGCAAGCCATATATAACGGCGCCAATTGCAAGTGCTACTAATGAAAAGCAACTGAATGATTTAATTAATGCAGTAGATGTTAAATTGAAAGATGAAGAAATAATCCTTTTAGACCGAGCAAGCGAGTATTGAACAATAATAATCAAAAGATACAAAAAAGTGCGGAGATTAATAAAATCTCTGCACTTTTTACAATTCCTTTATATATTGATGAAAAAGTTGTATTGCCTTTTTCTTTTTATCAGTAAGTATAAAATCAATAGAATGATTTAAGTAATAGGCAATATCAAAATCGGCACGTTTTGGTAAATTTCTGATTACCTCATCCCGATTGTCTAAACCAAATTTCATAGACTGGTTAAAAATTTCAATAAATGCTGTTGGTAAAACTTTATTGGTGGCCCATGCAGCAAAAGCAAAAGGAAGGCCTGTAAAATTCAGCCACTCCTCGCCCATATCATAAGCATAAGGGTAGTAATCTTTTTTACCAAATGTTCTGTCGCCTATTTGCACAAAAGCATCGGCATCATCACTGTTAGTGAGTAAGATGTTTTTTTTCCAATAATTTTTGAATAACACCCGGGCTAAATTATTGGATGTTCTGGATTGTAGGTCGAGACGTAGCGTTTCAATAGCAGCAACAGGTTTATTGCTAAATATAAATACGGAGTTCACTGGTCCATTTGCTCCTATGCAATAGTCGGAAATTATTTCGTACCCCGGTATCTGCAGTAAAGCAGCAACAGGTACTAAACCAATATCCACTTCATTGTCTATAAGCTTTTGTGCACAGGTACTAGGTATATCCAAACTTAATTCTATTTTGTCGATGATAGCAGTGTTCTTTATACCATATATGAAGGGTGTTGTGTTGGTGTAGGAAACGGCTGATACTCTAATTTTGTCCATATTTATCTCCGTAATCAGCAATTATTAGATGGGCTGATATTATCTGTTTAAAATTTAAATGTTAAACCTTTTGCGTTTGTTGTTTATTTTGCTCTCGAAATTAGGTAGTGTTATACCGATTGCTTAGCTTGCTGTAGTTTCGCTAGATGATCGGTATTGTAATGATCCTCTATAGTGAAGATTCCATCTTCGTAAGAGACAATATAAAGTGCGGTATTCGTATGAGGAAAATCATCCATTTCCTTTAGGAGCTTTCCACTGAGTAAGCATAGGAGTATTCGCATGGCCCTACCGTGCATGCAAATGAGCACTTGTTTTTCGCCATCTTTTGAGAGGATGTAGTCAATCGCTTTCTTTTGTCGTTTTTGCACATCGTTCGGGCTTTCGCCATTTTCTACACGGAGATCAAGCAAACCCTCGCTCCATTTTTTTGTTACTGAATTGAAGCCTGTCAATATTTCTTGCGTTTGTTCTTTGCCTTCATATATTCCCCAACAAATCTCATCTAAGCCTTCGAGTTGTTCCCAAGGAAGGCCATCAGCAATAAAACTAGCAACAGTTTGGTGCGTTCGCTGTAACGTTGAAGTATATATGCGATTGAATGAGGTGTGTTTATAGGCTTCATAAAAGGCATTTGCCTGCTGGTTGCCGAGGTGATTAAGCGGTGTGTCTACTCCCTTTCCCTGAACAATTCCTTTTTTGTTTAAATCAGTCTCTCCATGTCGAATGATATAAAGTAGTTTTTTCATTAGGGTCGTTATGTTTTATTATGCAGATGCTCTTATTATAATACTTTAATTGAATCAATTTACCACAGGAAGACTGTAATAACTTGCTTTTTTTGCATCGTCTTCTTCAAAGATGTAGTCTTTATAGTCGGTGATTACATTATACAATGTGTCTCTTTCTATGGGATGTCTTCCTACTTGTTTAATAAGATTTACCAACTCTCTTGTACTCATCGCAGGTTTTTGCTCCTCTGCACCTGCCATCGAATATATTTTTGTGGTATCGTCGAGCGTGCCATCTATATCATCCACACCAAAGCTGAGGGAAAGCTGAGCAGTATCTCTACTAATCATAGCCCAGTATGCTTTTATATGTTGGAAATTATCGAGATAAATTCTAGCTATGGCGTAATTACGGAGATCTTCTATAACTGAGGTTTCCGGTACATCAGACATCTGATTATCTTTATTTCTAAATTTCAACGGTATAAACGTTTGAAAACCACCTGTTTTATCTTGAAGTTGTCTCAGCCGGTTCATATGATCAACACGATGCTGGAATTGTTCAATATGTCCGTAGAGCATAGTAGCATTGGAATGCATCCCTAACT
This Olivibacter sp. SDN3 DNA region includes the following protein-coding sequences:
- a CDS encoding histidine phosphatase family protein is translated as MKKLLYIIRHGETDLNKKGIVQGKGVDTPLNHLGNQQANAFYEAYKHTSFNRIYTSTLQRTHQTVASFIADGLPWEQLEGLDEICWGIYEGKEQTQEILTGFNSVTKKWSEGLLDLRVENGESPNDVQKRQKKAIDYILSKDGEKQVLICMHGRAMRILLCLLSGKLLKEMDDFPHTNTALYIVSYEDGIFTIEDHYNTDHLAKLQQAKQSV